From Anaerohalosphaera lusitana, one genomic window encodes:
- a CDS encoding Gfo/Idh/MocA family protein, which yields MLNGGVIGFGRMGITHYAILNTHPAVNITCVCESSNFVRKQLKRYADVNLYGSYKKMLSKEDLHFVIVATPTAYHADIVSDALDSNTAVFVEKPLALRRDESSSLTDKAASKNAVNQVGYFLRFNEVFKTVKDIVDHGYIGDVIHYKNEMYGRTVLKSSKSWRSKGELGGGCILDFASHCIDLAQFMFGPVSRVGGSMLKTIYSEKVEDAVYTMLEHENGLSGNVMVTWSDESYRKPFNRIEILGSQGKIIADRQEYRLYLRKDPDPESPYTKGWNIHYLPELDQPVRYSLRGSEFTLQLDHFIQSVIENDTQGACTFEDGERADRVIDMIREDFISRSA from the coding sequence ATGCTTAATGGAGGAGTAATTGGTTTCGGACGTATGGGCATTACACATTATGCCATTCTTAACACCCACCCAGCAGTAAATATCACCTGCGTTTGCGAATCATCAAACTTTGTCCGCAAACAGCTCAAACGCTATGCCGACGTCAATCTGTACGGCAGCTACAAAAAGATGCTGAGCAAAGAAGATTTGCATTTTGTGATCGTTGCAACACCAACGGCTTACCACGCTGACATAGTCAGTGATGCACTGGACAGCAACACAGCCGTATTCGTCGAAAAACCGCTGGCCCTGCGTCGGGACGAAAGCAGCTCTCTCACCGACAAGGCCGCAAGCAAAAATGCTGTTAATCAGGTTGGATATTTCCTTAGATTCAATGAAGTATTCAAGACAGTAAAGGACATCGTGGACCACGGCTATATCGGCGACGTCATCCACTACAAAAACGAAATGTACGGCCGAACGGTCCTGAAAAGCTCTAAAAGCTGGAGAAGCAAGGGCGAACTTGGAGGCGGCTGCATTCTGGATTTTGCATCACACTGCATCGACCTGGCACAGTTCATGTTCGGCCCCGTCTCCAGGGTCGGCGGAAGCATGCTTAAAACGATCTATTCTGAAAAGGTAGAGGACGCAGTCTACACAATGCTCGAACACGAAAACGGCCTCTCCGGAAATGTAATGGTCACCTGGAGCGATGAAAGCTATCGCAAACCCTTCAACAGAATAGAAATACTTGGCAGCCAGGGCAAAATAATAGCGGACAGACAGGAATATCGGCTTTATCTCCGAAAGGACCCCGACCCAGAGAGCCCATATACAAAAGGCTGGAACATTCACTACCTGCCCGAGCTCGACCAGCCCGTTCGATACTCGCTTCGCGGCAGTGAGTTCACTCTCCAACTTGATCATTTCATACAAAGCGTAATAGAAAATGACACCCAGGGCGCTTGCACATTCGAAGACGGCGAAAGAGCGGACCGGGTGATCGACATGATAAGGGAAGATTTCATTTCAAGGAGTGCATAA
- a CDS encoding glycosyltransferase family 2 protein, whose translation MKPLVTVGMPVYNGSKYLREALDSLLGQSFRDFKLIISDNASTDDTPMICAEYAAKDHRIDYFRHESNKGAAFNFNFVFNKCNSKYFKWAAHDDICKASYLEKCVTVLESADDDMILAHTQAKTIDRGSAVIANIETFSIEQQKRSERFDYLIRHIPPCTSVFGLIRSEALRKTDLLGRYYASDVVLLAQLSLMGKFALIEEPLFLRRKHPESSLHLDPTHRGIARWFDTSNNQALIMPALRLLKGLTETVRKADMSLAEKAACCKVLMKYWIPQKKKYLVRDITLPVRYPFNQIIQKSSLIFRGKRA comes from the coding sequence AAATATCTCCGAGAGGCGCTCGATTCGCTGCTCGGCCAAAGCTTTCGGGATTTCAAACTGATCATTTCTGACAACGCTTCTACAGACGACACCCCTATGATTTGTGCCGAGTACGCAGCAAAGGACCACAGGATCGACTACTTCCGACACGAGAGCAACAAAGGAGCAGCATTCAATTTCAATTTCGTCTTCAACAAATGCAACTCAAAGTACTTCAAATGGGCCGCCCACGATGACATTTGCAAAGCTTCCTACCTCGAAAAATGCGTCACAGTACTTGAATCGGCTGACGATGATATGATTCTTGCCCACACCCAGGCGAAGACAATTGATCGCGGATCAGCAGTGATCGCAAACATTGAAACTTTCTCGATCGAGCAGCAAAAGCGATCAGAACGGTTTGATTATCTCATTCGACACATCCCTCCATGCACCTCCGTTTTCGGCCTGATAAGATCAGAAGCTTTGAGAAAGACTGACCTTCTCGGACGATACTATGCTTCAGACGTTGTATTACTGGCTCAGCTCAGTCTCATGGGAAAATTTGCACTCATCGAAGAACCTCTCTTTCTCAGAAGAAAACACCCGGAATCTTCACTGCACCTCGATCCCACCCACAGGGGCATAGCCAGGTGGTTCGACACCAGCAATAACCAGGCCCTGATAATGCCCGCACTGAGACTCTTGAAGGGGCTCACCGAAACAGTGAGAAAAGCAGACATGAGCCTTGCCGAAAAAGCTGCCTGCTGCAAAGTTCTTATGAAATACTGGATTCCGCAAAAAAAGAAGTACCTCGTCAGGGACATCACCCTGCCTGTTCGTTACCCGTTCAATCAGATCATACAAAAGAGTTCGTTAATATTTCGAGGAAAGAGAGCATAG
- a CDS encoding CapA family protein, whose amino-acid sequence MKKKTKIAFLGDIMCGDSFYAMGKGVRRNLCKRGIDFLPESTREILSQHNAVFANVECVISDIDQRPRSLRSMQLRASPYAAVLLRSWGVTVANVANNHILEHGRKAACDTVKNLEAVGIKVVGAGARKDFSGGLSVAKLNCNDETIEIAGISMRNEKYSFNDVHRYEMMLFAERCANAVRPCICSIHWGDEYIDRPSHEQAMFARSLITSGATAVIGHHPHVVQGIEYSRGNLIAYSLGNFIFNGIWKDTRWSVILSLTFEGNVIAEAQLFPIVMDNEYRPHIAAGDQERTILKEVVRRNGILRTVADNPHYQSEYENDLLKKTAGFKKHLRLHTVSSIPTQPPIFWPQILARPLKRRIGTW is encoded by the coding sequence ATGAAAAAGAAAACGAAAATAGCCTTCCTAGGCGACATCATGTGCGGCGACTCTTTCTACGCCATGGGCAAAGGAGTCCGCAGGAATCTCTGCAAAAGAGGCATTGATTTCCTCCCCGAAAGCACCAGAGAAATACTCAGCCAACACAATGCTGTCTTCGCAAACGTCGAATGTGTCATTTCCGACATAGACCAACGCCCCCGATCCTTGCGTAGCATGCAGTTGCGGGCAAGCCCTTACGCTGCCGTACTGTTGAGATCCTGGGGGGTTACTGTTGCCAACGTTGCAAACAATCACATCCTTGAACACGGCAGAAAGGCGGCATGCGATACTGTCAAAAATCTCGAAGCTGTCGGCATAAAAGTCGTAGGCGCAGGCGCAAGAAAAGACTTCTCCGGCGGACTCTCGGTCGCAAAGCTGAATTGCAATGATGAAACCATAGAGATCGCAGGCATTTCAATGCGGAATGAAAAGTACTCGTTCAATGACGTACACAGGTACGAAATGATGCTTTTTGCTGAAAGATGCGCAAACGCTGTTCGACCCTGCATTTGCAGCATCCACTGGGGTGATGAATACATTGACAGACCCAGCCATGAACAGGCAATGTTTGCCCGTTCATTGATCACCTCAGGCGCAACTGCCGTAATAGGTCATCATCCGCATGTCGTACAGGGAATAGAGTACAGCCGGGGAAATCTCATAGCATACAGTCTGGGCAACTTCATATTCAACGGAATATGGAAGGACACAAGATGGTCCGTCATCTTGAGCCTCACTTTTGAAGGAAACGTTATTGCCGAAGCACAGCTTTTCCCAATCGTCATGGACAATGAGTATCGCCCGCACATTGCAGCAGGTGATCAGGAGCGAACAATACTCAAAGAGGTGGTACGCAGAAACGGCATACTTCGTACAGTTGCGGACAACCCTCATTATCAAAGCGAATATGAAAACGACTTGCTCAAAAAAACAGCCGGATTTAAGAAACATCTGCGTTTACACACAGTAAGCAGCATACCGACACAGCCGCCAATATTCTGGCCACAGATACTCGCTCGCCCGCTGAAAAGGCGAATAGGCACATGGTAA
- a CDS encoding glycosyltransferase family 2 protein: MDLSIIIVSWNTKQVLHDCLESVYQQTAGVDFEVIVVDNASSDGSPHMVAHNFPQATLVSNEDNRGFAAANNQGIQKASGEYVLLLNSDTIVLDNAISRTLEFAKQQNDTAVTGCKVLNQDGSLQRSCFMYPSLTNMFMSTFYLNKIFPRSTFFGREAMTWWDREDSREVEVVTGCFMLVKKEAIDRVGMMDEDYFMYGEETDWCYRFNKNGYKIRFTPEGQIIHLGGQSTRQVKPEMIIQLKLSILRFIRKQKGFFAHKVAAMLMIVFFALRLPVWSAIYLADQGRRKEAAIRHSAYLKGIKTVFLSAFAKE, from the coding sequence ATGGATCTATCCATCATAATCGTAAGCTGGAACACTAAACAGGTCCTGCATGATTGTCTCGAATCCGTCTATCAACAAACAGCGGGTGTTGATTTCGAAGTGATCGTCGTTGACAACGCATCCTCCGATGGTTCACCTCATATGGTTGCCCACAATTTCCCGCAAGCAACCCTCGTAAGCAATGAGGATAACCGGGGATTTGCTGCAGCAAATAACCAGGGCATCCAAAAAGCTTCTGGTGAGTATGTACTGCTCCTGAATTCCGACACCATTGTACTCGACAACGCCATCTCAAGGACCCTTGAATTCGCAAAGCAACAAAATGATACCGCTGTCACCGGCTGCAAAGTTCTTAACCAGGATGGATCCCTGCAGCGAAGCTGCTTCATGTATCCGTCACTGACCAACATGTTCATGTCTACGTTCTATCTCAACAAGATATTCCCACGTAGTACCTTCTTCGGTCGCGAAGCGATGACCTGGTGGGACCGTGAAGACAGCCGTGAAGTCGAGGTTGTCACCGGCTGCTTTATGCTTGTCAAAAAAGAAGCTATCGATCGCGTTGGCATGATGGACGAGGATTACTTCATGTACGGCGAAGAGACCGACTGGTGTTACCGTTTTAATAAGAACGGCTACAAGATCCGCTTCACACCCGAAGGACAGATAATTCACTTAGGCGGACAGAGCACCCGTCAGGTCAAACCGGAAATGATTATACAACTGAAATTGAGCATTCTTAGATTCATCCGCAAACAGAAAGGTTTTTTCGCCCACAAAGTCGCAGCAATGCTGATGATCGTATTCTTCGCATTGCGGCTGCCCGTTTGGTCGGCCATCTATCTGGCTGACCAGGGCAGACGAAAAGAAGCCGCCATCAGACATTCTGCCTATCTCAAAGGAATCAAAACTGTTTTTCTTTCGGCATTCGCAAAGGAGTAA
- a CDS encoding glycosyltransferase — MLRKTRSILKCYRRESESLHIYSPVFLPFQGKHHLDSLNNTILRHQLSTVVKLLKFKRPIVWVENVRSAEMISSMKPKLTVYHVSDLFAKCKYTANKVQLGKREQAVTRMSDLLICVSQRLYDLKRSQHSNVHYIPHGVDYSLFKEAAASGSKHPAATNVPSPIIGYYGSLTPNNDIETLKHCADKLPSYSFILAGQITGGDYEDLLAKPNVHYIGKQPYEQIPSLCASFDVCLLPWRVTDWIRHCNPLKLAEYMASGRPIVSVRIDEVASLYNELISVADSPQSFCDAIVHELTNDTEARSKQRQQLAQDRSWTAQVDKISELIASRLEDEAADRDTFRMRSQ, encoded by the coding sequence ATGCTAAGAAAAACGCGAAGCATCCTCAAGTGTTATCGTCGTGAATCTGAGAGCCTTCACATTTACAGCCCCGTCTTCCTGCCCTTCCAGGGCAAGCACCATCTAGACAGCTTGAACAATACGATCCTCCGGCATCAGTTATCCACGGTAGTAAAACTGCTCAAATTCAAACGACCCATCGTCTGGGTTGAAAACGTAAGATCAGCCGAAATGATCAGCTCAATGAAGCCGAAACTTACCGTTTACCATGTCTCGGATCTGTTTGCGAAATGCAAGTACACCGCCAACAAGGTACAACTCGGCAAAAGAGAACAAGCTGTCACGCGGATGTCCGATCTGCTCATATGCGTATCGCAAAGACTCTACGACCTGAAACGCAGCCAGCATTCAAATGTCCACTATATCCCTCATGGCGTCGATTACTCCCTTTTCAAAGAAGCCGCAGCATCAGGCTCCAAACACCCTGCTGCCACAAACGTCCCATCACCCATTATCGGCTACTACGGATCACTCACGCCCAACAATGACATCGAGACATTGAAGCACTGTGCAGACAAACTTCCTTCATATTCATTCATACTTGCAGGCCAAATCACCGGCGGAGATTACGAGGACCTTCTCGCCAAACCAAACGTGCACTATATCGGCAAGCAGCCGTATGAGCAAATACCTTCCCTCTGTGCAAGCTTTGACGTATGCCTGCTGCCCTGGCGCGTTACCGACTGGATCAGGCACTGCAACCCGCTCAAATTGGCCGAATACATGGCCTCAGGCAGACCCATAGTTTCAGTCAGAATAGATGAGGTAGCATCGCTTTACAATGAACTCATCAGTGTTGCTGATTCACCCCAAAGCTTCTGCGACGCTATAGTACACGAACTCACGAATGATACTGAAGCACGGTCAAAACAGCGTCAGCAACTGGCCCAGGATCGAAGCTGGACCGCCCAGGTTGACAAAATATCCGAACTGATTGCATCCAGACTCGAAGACGAAGCCGCTGACCGAGACACATTCCGAATGAGGAGCCAATGA
- a CDS encoding glycosyltransferase family 4 protein, giving the protein MAAEMQKRGHIVKLFYKNKRTPLRRCVKGLKNIIQRTPSDWVGNYAGTVQGFTTLNDQMLDWADIAISVGPDCTEDLETLDNENIVKIFHVHGLTLRNPHLKETAWKSPLLKIAVSDYVKRELNSAGAKPIAGVIGNGIDTSEYYPEPCDQRNGIGTVYGQGVAKSPDTICRTFGLLYENLARQCEFFCFGSCPRPRDLPKFVQYHRLPTIAQARRIYSQCSTWFCASRSEGFAMPLLEAMACGCSVVTFDCGGCRDFIKDGENGLILPEANAEKLAATITRLIYDVPLNNYLAQNAADTASQWTWHEVAKNMETLLWKIVSHQPKEQPVNNPFYTTV; this is encoded by the coding sequence ATGGCTGCTGAGATGCAAAAGCGAGGACACATTGTCAAACTCTTTTATAAGAACAAACGCACCCCGCTCCGCCGTTGCGTCAAAGGACTAAAAAACATCATCCAAAGAACACCATCGGACTGGGTTGGCAACTACGCGGGAACTGTGCAGGGATTCACAACTCTGAATGACCAGATGCTGGACTGGGCTGATATTGCAATCTCCGTCGGTCCTGACTGCACCGAAGACCTCGAAACTCTGGACAACGAAAACATTGTAAAAATATTCCACGTCCACGGCCTGACTCTTAGAAACCCTCACCTGAAGGAAACCGCCTGGAAGAGCCCGTTGCTAAAAATAGCTGTATCAGACTATGTCAAGAGAGAACTTAACTCAGCCGGAGCTAAACCAATTGCTGGTGTCATCGGCAACGGCATCGATACGAGTGAATACTACCCAGAACCATGCGATCAAAGAAACGGGATCGGCACCGTCTATGGTCAAGGCGTAGCAAAGTCACCAGATACGATCTGTCGCACTTTCGGGCTTCTTTACGAAAACCTTGCTCGCCAGTGTGAATTCTTCTGCTTCGGAAGCTGCCCGCGACCCCGCGATCTTCCCAAATTCGTGCAATACCACAGACTACCTACAATCGCCCAGGCCCGCAGAATATATTCTCAGTGCTCTACATGGTTTTGCGCTAGCCGGAGCGAAGGCTTTGCGATGCCGCTCCTGGAAGCAATGGCTTGTGGTTGTTCTGTCGTCACTTTCGATTGTGGCGGATGCAGGGATTTTATCAAAGACGGCGAGAACGGCCTCATCTTGCCTGAAGCAAACGCAGAGAAACTCGCAGCCACCATAACCAGGCTGATCTACGACGTTCCATTAAATAATTATTTAGCGCAAAATGCTGCTGATACAGCAAGCCAATGGACCTGGCACGAAGTAGCAAAAAACATGGAAACTCTCCTCTGGAAGATCGTTTCCCACCAGCCAAAAGAACAGCCAGTTAATAACCCATTTTACACAACGGTTTGA
- a CDS encoding O-antigen ligase family protein, translating into MTAITMIIAALGSGLVILAQPIWGLIIYITLLAWYPSYLKVSLSGIDFSVGRIIILAVFLRILMHSELLSRFRLNTADKLIIVYFAAQTVAGMFTESEFNAFIVNRGGAAFDMALPYFAFRIVVCSAQDYRKLFKGILFTLGPLAMIGLYQSFTGVNPFGFMQKFASTGRLPDYTPLPRHGFYRANLTFGVSIMSGLFFAMLGTAAIGLIPAKDSPARRWWLIGLICMAAGVFSSISSGSWLVGMVAVMFVFFYPYRKYWRGALFAIVMLLLSVEIYSNRNFYDVLGSFTLNPRSAWYRAQLIEVALFKGGMEDHWLAGYGHEDPGWSKQIDNRDHTDMVNHYLMVLSRYGLLGLIPFMALLYFVLKYLYLAFQMARNFAGKFMVWGLTGAILGTMATFFSCSLFSQPSTAFYVLLALGASMPTIVARSEFARRRAFFEEHKRMLAMTQDTGASKVPAQQTV; encoded by the coding sequence ATGACAGCAATTACAATGATAATTGCAGCATTAGGCAGCGGCCTGGTCATATTGGCTCAACCAATATGGGGGCTGATAATATACATTACTCTGCTCGCATGGTATCCATCATACTTGAAAGTATCATTGAGCGGGATCGATTTCTCCGTAGGTCGAATAATTATCCTGGCAGTCTTTCTTCGCATATTGATGCATTCAGAGCTTTTGAGCCGATTCAGGCTCAATACTGCTGACAAGCTCATAATAGTTTATTTCGCTGCTCAAACAGTGGCGGGCATGTTTACAGAAAGCGAGTTCAACGCCTTCATAGTCAATCGAGGCGGTGCGGCATTTGACATGGCACTGCCCTATTTCGCCTTCCGAATTGTTGTCTGCTCCGCTCAGGACTATCGAAAACTTTTCAAGGGCATATTATTTACACTCGGCCCCTTGGCTATGATCGGTCTTTATCAGTCTTTCACCGGCGTAAACCCGTTCGGCTTCATGCAGAAATTTGCATCGACAGGAAGGCTCCCGGATTACACCCCATTACCGCGGCACGGCTTCTACAGGGCCAATCTGACCTTTGGCGTTTCAATAATGAGCGGTCTGTTTTTTGCTATGCTCGGAACAGCGGCGATAGGCCTCATACCCGCGAAAGATTCACCGGCAAGAAGATGGTGGCTGATCGGGTTGATCTGCATGGCCGCGGGCGTGTTCTCGTCGATCAGCAGCGGTTCATGGCTTGTAGGCATGGTCGCAGTCATGTTTGTTTTCTTCTATCCGTATCGCAAGTACTGGAGAGGTGCTCTATTCGCCATCGTAATGCTTCTTCTCTCCGTCGAGATCTACAGCAACAGGAACTTCTATGACGTTCTCGGGAGCTTCACACTCAACCCCCGCAGCGCATGGTATAGGGCCCAGTTGATCGAAGTTGCTCTTTTCAAGGGCGGCATGGAGGATCACTGGTTGGCTGGATATGGACACGAAGACCCTGGCTGGAGCAAACAGATCGACAACCGGGACCACACAGATATGGTTAACCATTATCTTATGGTGCTTTCAAGATACGGCCTTTTGGGCCTGATCCCCTTCATGGCCCTTTTGTACTTTGTTCTCAAGTATCTCTATTTAGCTTTCCAGATGGCCCGAAACTTTGCCGGCAAATTCATGGTTTGGGGCCTGACAGGCGCAATACTGGGCACTATGGCAACGTTTTTCTCATGCAGTCTTTTCTCCCAGCCCTCAACAGCCTTCTATGTATTACTCGCTCTGGGCGCATCTATGCCCACCATCGTTGCAAGATCTGAATTCGCCCGCCGGCGTGCATTTTTCGAAGAGCATAAACGAATGTTAGCGATGACGCAAGACACCGGCGCATCAAAAGTACCGGCTCAACAGACTGTTTGA
- a CDS encoding phenylacetate--CoA ligase family protein, producing the protein MSISTLKTDSRIKAKGIQSMLIKRTLGPFRKRRKWLARTQWMTAEQINELQTSLMISLIENIFHNIPFYRSIMDSAGLTPSNFQTLQDIQKMPILNKDTVRNNLDAMINTAVSPAMLHKASTGGTSSHPLPVYRDWRSIGNEHAFVRRQFDWAGLKLNDRCAYLTWRKVSSVNDKNSKYFAYDPAMHELILSTYHLSQETAEQYLHAICRFKVKALVGYPSAIYSLAKFLGHTCRKAQLKAVLTSSEVLDDDIKAAIESRFGCPVFDFYGSAERTCYIHTCEKGSYHIIPEYGITELIPSSKPYEAFYKIVATGFWNNAMPFIRYDTQDMVSVSDNTCTCGRNYPVIDKIIGRESNTVTTRSGRKIGSTAMYRLCKNACSQIAKLPVTDIGVRSTKDGSLTLEYVPADSFSPSDRRKIHNIVVTELPNELSLSTRRVSQLTKTKNGKCLSIIYPVHK; encoded by the coding sequence TTGAGCATTAGTACCCTGAAAACAGATTCAAGGATCAAGGCCAAAGGCATTCAGTCGATGCTGATTAAAAGAACTCTGGGCCCGTTCAGAAAACGCAGAAAATGGCTCGCTCGGACACAATGGATGACTGCAGAGCAAATAAATGAACTGCAGACCAGCCTTATGATCAGCTTGATTGAAAATATTTTCCACAACATCCCCTTCTACCGATCCATCATGGACAGCGCCGGCCTGACACCGTCAAACTTTCAAACACTGCAAGACATACAAAAAATGCCCATACTGAACAAGGACACGGTTCGTAACAACCTCGACGCGATGATCAACACTGCAGTCTCCCCTGCCATGCTACACAAAGCAAGCACAGGCGGAACCAGCAGCCACCCCTTACCCGTATACAGGGACTGGCGATCGATCGGCAACGAACACGCCTTCGTAAGAAGACAGTTCGATTGGGCGGGTCTGAAACTCAACGACAGATGTGCATACCTGACCTGGCGCAAAGTCTCCTCCGTCAACGATAAAAACAGCAAATATTTCGCCTACGACCCAGCCATGCACGAACTGATCCTCTCAACATATCATCTTTCACAGGAAACCGCCGAGCAGTATTTACACGCCATCTGCCGCTTCAAGGTTAAGGCACTAGTCGGATATCCAAGCGCGATATACAGCCTCGCAAAGTTCCTCGGGCACACCTGCCGCAAAGCACAACTGAAAGCCGTACTCACCAGTTCAGAAGTTCTCGACGATGACATAAAGGCCGCGATCGAGTCCCGATTCGGTTGCCCTGTGTTCGACTTCTACGGCAGCGCAGAAAGAACCTGCTACATCCACACCTGCGAAAAAGGAAGCTACCACATAATCCCTGAATACGGCATTACCGAGCTCATACCTTCCTCAAAACCATACGAAGCATTTTACAAGATAGTCGCAACCGGATTCTGGAACAACGCAATGCCCTTCATCAGATACGACACCCAGGATATGGTCTCCGTTTCGGACAACACTTGCACTTGCGGTAGAAATTACCCAGTCATAGACAAAATAATAGGCCGCGAATCCAACACGGTAACAACACGATCAGGAAGAAAGATCGGCTCCACCGCCATGTACCGCCTGTGCAAGAACGCCTGCTCCCAGATAGCAAAACTCCCGGTCACAGACATCGGCGTCAGGTCAACTAAGGACGGCAGCTTGACACTCGAATACGTACCCGCAGACAGTTTCAGCCCTTCTGATCGCCGAAAGATCCATAACATCGTAGTAACGGAACTGCCGAATGAATTGTCACTGTCAACCAGAAGAGTCAGTCAACTCACCAAAACAAAGAACGGTAAATGCCTCAGTATCATCTATCCTGTACACAAATAG
- a CDS encoding oligosaccharide flippase family protein — protein MNHLPKDNNLQKRPSLVLNAMSTWGPLLTNTVISLILTPLLVATLGKVDYGIWILVGSFIGYYGLLRIGVGSGILRFVPYHHARGDKQAVSETMTTAVAFFIIIGLTIALISFLISEPLGHFYSASNDLVYLIRIMGLAAAFECVFRVFDSAIRAYERWLIANLVTVIFAITRALAIAGCLYMGYGLIEIGFANLFATVGALIIAYITFKKTCKDVKLAFPLIKLGRLNGLAKFGLLTMVIKIVYTLRLANHKLIIGKMISIEAVALYAIASILIRNARLASVSPITVLFPRFSYLDGKNRKEAAVDLLVKSIRYGAIISSGIMLIVFAVSDEFIHLWLDSSFIQVVPPLMILAAGTLVEASFSATGSFLSGMGYQKLYAIITAIEGILEITIAVTITLVTDLGLTGIALSFLCTISLMHGIVMPLIIGHMQHINPLRFYTHGILIPWTILAVILMTNDHFIARQTIDNWSLLLTHVLALATAYIVPAFFLATTREEKQRIINICKTSCVMTAGWARKYFAPLTT, from the coding sequence ATGAACCACCTCCCGAAAGACAACAACCTTCAGAAACGCCCTTCTCTAGTCCTCAATGCTATGAGCACATGGGGCCCACTTCTGACCAATACCGTTATCAGCCTTATTCTAACCCCCCTACTGGTTGCAACACTGGGTAAAGTCGACTACGGCATCTGGATCCTCGTAGGCAGCTTCATCGGATACTACGGTCTGTTGCGCATAGGGGTAGGTTCGGGCATTCTCCGTTTTGTCCCCTATCACCACGCCAGAGGCGACAAACAGGCGGTTTCAGAAACAATGACAACCGCTGTTGCATTTTTTATCATCATTGGCTTGACGATAGCATTGATCTCATTCCTGATAAGCGAGCCGCTGGGCCACTTCTATTCCGCCAGCAACGACCTTGTATACCTCATCCGAATAATGGGACTTGCAGCCGCTTTTGAATGCGTTTTTCGCGTTTTTGATTCCGCTATCAGGGCTTACGAGCGATGGCTAATTGCGAATCTGGTTACAGTGATCTTCGCCATTACCAGGGCACTTGCGATCGCAGGCTGCCTGTACATGGGATATGGATTGATAGAGATCGGTTTCGCAAATCTTTTCGCAACTGTCGGCGCGCTGATAATCGCTTACATCACCTTCAAAAAAACATGCAAGGATGTCAAGCTCGCATTTCCGCTTATAAAACTGGGCCGGCTGAACGGATTGGCAAAATTCGGCCTTCTGACCATGGTCATCAAGATCGTCTATACTCTCCGTCTGGCCAATCACAAACTGATAATCGGCAAAATGATCTCAATCGAAGCGGTAGCCCTCTATGCCATAGCATCTATACTCATTCGCAATGCACGCCTGGCCTCAGTTTCTCCAATAACCGTGCTCTTTCCACGTTTCTCATACCTGGATGGAAAGAACAGAAAGGAAGCAGCCGTGGATTTGCTGGTAAAATCCATCAGATACGGGGCAATAATTTCATCAGGCATAATGCTCATTGTCTTTGCTGTCAGTGATGAATTCATACATCTCTGGCTGGACAGCAGCTTCATACAGGTCGTACCGCCATTGATGATACTGGCTGCCGGCACTCTGGTTGAAGCATCCTTTTCTGCGACCGGATCCTTTCTAAGCGGAATGGGCTACCAGAAACTTTATGCCATCATAACCGCTATTGAGGGCATCCTCGAGATCACAATAGCAGTGACGATCACCTTGGTAACCGATCTCGGCCTGACCGGAATAGCACTCTCGTTCCTTTGCACTATCAGCCTTATGCACGGCATAGTCATGCCCCTGATCATTGGCCATATGCAGCACATAAATCCGTTGAGATTCTATACTCATGGCATTCTTATTCCCTGGACGATCCTGGCTGTGATCCTAATGACTAACGATCACTTTATAGCAAGACAGACAATCGACAACTGGTCATTGCTTCTAACCCATGTACTCGCCCTCGCAACTGCATATATAGTACCCGCATTCTTTCTCGCAACTACGAGAGAAGAAAAACAGCGAATAATCAATATCTGCAAGACATCATGCGTTATGACCGCAGGATGGGCCAGGAAATACTTTGCACCGCTTACTACCTGA